From the genome of Camarhynchus parvulus chromosome 4, STF_HiC, whole genome shotgun sequence:
GAAGGGAAAGTGATTTACCACTCATACAGTGATAGCATCAATTTCCCATAAAATTCTTGCTGTGTTTACTGTCAGCTGAAGCGTTTCATTAACTCAGGACTAAATGGCGTTCAGCTGATGCCACAGTCACCTTCCAAGAGCAGACATTTCACCACTCACTGCCTCCCCAGCGCAGCTCAGGGGGGTGCAGATGTAGCCATGTGTGTGTAGGAACATTTGGAGAGGGAAGCCCTCGTCGTTTTGCCCTCCTCTTCATCAGCAGCCTCTCCCCGTGTGGCAGGGGGCGTTTGCCGGGCGCAGCAGGTGAAGGTGGCCAGGAAGGCCATGCGGAAGCGCTTGTTCATGAAGCAGTAGATGATGGGGTTCACGCAGGCAGAGGTGTAGGACAGCAGGTGGATGAAGGAGATGGGAGCCCCCGAGAGACGCCGGTCAGCAGAAGCCGTGTCGAAGGCGCGCCAGGCGTTGACACTGAAGATGGGAGTCcagcaaatgaaaaacaaaaccactatCACCATCAGCATACGGATGACAAGTTTCTTGGCCATTAAGTTGGCAGAAGAGCTGTTGCTTCTCACTCTCTCTATTTTATTGTGGCTCATAGTAGAGAGCTGTTGCAAcggcattttcttttttcttttggttttgttgagGTAACATCCATCTCCATCCTCGTATTTGGCGCTGCAGGTACTTATTCTTCTTTCTGTACATATAAAGTGCTGTTTAAATAGTTGGCAAAATACCTCTGAACAGTTGGccaaataaaaaatgaagaatgcaGTCTAAATCTAAATAAACATCATAATTCATAGCTGAGCAACTGTTGCAAAGAAAGCACTGGCCTGCTTCTGAGTCAGTCATGTTACCAGCTGCTCCAAATCCGCTGTCTCCCCATATTCTCACCTCTATACAGTATCTTACCTCTATACAAACTGATGCAAAAGGTGTAAAAATGTTACTTAGTCTGTTATATGGacagaaaatagttttcaaGGTTATATGTTTCTACTTTAATTTGACAATTTTCATTGTGACATTTATTGACAAAAATGGTCCTCATCCATGGCCAGAAACAAAGCCTGGTATTTCTATAATAAACAAATTAGAAATTTAATGTATTCTGCCCAGAATCTTTGCAAACAAGCCATAGGTAAGGTTTATTTGGTAACAGCAGCCTAACTGTACTCAAGAAATGCAGCTGGCATTTCATGACATAACTGACCATAATGATCATTTTTGCAAGTAGAAAGCTTTCCTTTTACTTGCCTCAAAATGACTGCTCGTATCTTCAACTGCAACTTAAAAAAgcccaccccaaaccaaattGTTTTGTTACCTCGTGAAGATTTTCTCTGGCTGGCATCAAATTTTATTCCTCTGTAGAGTTCCAAAGATATTAGACCATACGCAATCATCATTATAATCCCAGGAATAAGAAAGagtgtgaggagcaggaaagtGTACCTAAGGAATCAAAACATACACTGAGAATAGGGAATGGCAAAAAACTAGAAAAAGGATTTCAagattttttgaatttttttcatgtcagtTCAAAATACCATTTTGACATCTCAGAAATTTGAAACTTCCTACttcttctcctgcttccctcagaaaggtacagcaggaaaaagacTATAATGGCCAAAAACTGTCTTTCATCCTACCTATGCAGCCCAGAGGAGATGGGCACTCCCCCAGTAGTTAAAGGGGGCAGAAATTCTCTCTGCCCATGAGTGGGACTCCCTGCTGTAACCAGATGAGCATTGGATGCCCTGTAGTTTTGGTCAATGCAAAAATTGCCTTGCAGAAGCTAAATGAGCATCTGCTGATTCTTAAAGGGGTTCttggtaaattaaaaatattttaatgattggactcagtgatcttagaggtcttttccaatgcAAAAATATTCTATTATTGTGCTTCAGAGAGATCTGACTTCCAGAGGGCCTTGGTACATGTGGGCAAAAACAGAGCAGCCACAACCTGGGTCTTCATCCCTGGAGCCACGAAGAGCTCCTGAGGAGGGACTTCAGGACTGGCAATCTCTTTGGTAAAGGAAGCAGCTTTTATGTGGTTTCACATAGGCTACTCTCCTAGTCAGCTTCTCTGATGCAGTGACAAGCTCGGGAAATAATGATGTTTAAATGCATCCACGAGCTTATGCCTCTCCTGATCCCTGTGGCTTTGGTGCTGGGAATCTGTAAGGaaaccacagagaagagaattTTGTCCTGTAGCCTTCCTCCTCATGCTGCCAAATTCCTGAGATTACTGCTGAAATCATTAACACACAGTTACTCTTTGTGGATATACCATACCAAAATGGAGCAGACTTTAATCTTTTTCCCAGTTCCAACTGACCTTCagtataaaaaacaaaatcttacACTTTCTCAGTGCCAGTCAGTGTTTAGTCAACGTGCAAGGACATCATGTTTAATTACTATTGCTGTTTGAGAGTGCTGCTCTTTACCCTGCCTGGATGTGTAGGCCTGGGAGCTTGTCTCTCCCCACTTCTCTCTGCCCCTATTCTCCATAAGCAACCAAAAGGATTCTCAAATAAGACATTTGCAGCTTCATATTCTACTTCTCTGCTATGGAGAACCTTCAAACAAATTAACAGGCAAGGCAGCACACAGAGGGGTGTGTCTGCATTTCTCAACGATTAATCAAGGATTTATCTGAGAATGTTGAAGTTTATGTGTAAATGAGTGAAAGCAATATTCCTGCTACAAGTGACAGATGCTTTCTTTACAGTGACAGCTGGAGCTTAGCAGACCATGGTGTGAGAATCATTGCCATGTTGGGCAGTCTTTCCCATGACATGGGAAAAGTCATTCAAATGTCAAAATGTAAGCAGCTTAAAAATGTTGGGCTTTTCTTACATCTTAAATAAGAATAATAGAGTGTAAACATTTGCTGGAGGTTAATACTTGATTTTCCATAGGCTTATTGCTACCAGCAGATAATTGCACATTTGCTAA
Proteins encoded in this window:
- the CCKAR gene encoding cholecystokinin receptor type A; this encodes MEIVDASSFLGNGTNITDFLCDIILENDTFFCVDDAPYPSKDLHQIIRILLYCLIFLLSILGNILVIMVLIRNKRMRTVTNTFLLSLAVSDLMLCLFCMPFTLIPNLLKDFIFGSAVCKTATYFMGVSVSVSTFNLVAISLERYSAICKPLQSRVWQTKSHALRVIAATWCVSFIIMSPYPIYSKLVPFTKYNNTTANMCRLLWPSDVIQQSWYTFLLLTLFLIPGIIMMIAYGLISLELYRGIKFDASQRKSSRERRISTCSAKYEDGDGCYLNKTKRKKKMPLQQLSTMSHNKIERVRSNSSSANLMAKKLVIRMLMVIVVLFFICWTPIFSVNAWRAFDTASADRRLSGAPISFIHLLSYTSACVNPIIYCFMNKRFRMAFLATFTCCARQTPPATRGEAADEEEGKTTRASLSKCSYTHMATSAPP